A region of Thermococcus barossii DNA encodes the following proteins:
- a CDS encoding OBG GTPase family GTP-binding protein: MPTNVTAEYLAAEEEYRNAKTIPEKIRALEKMYATVPKHKGTEKLRLQIKRKLAELRKELEKQRQMKKGGGGPSMAVRKEGAAQIVLAGLPNVGKSSLMKALTNVDIDVADYAFTTVEPIPGMMHHRDVQIQLVEVPGLVEGAALGKGMGPQLLSVIRNADAIAIVVDLSQDPVKQMETLLKEFERAGIKLNKRRPRVEIKRTAMGGIVINGQENIKGDISEVMKMLREERIHSAEITVKEPVTLEEFADALDESLVWRRAIIIANKGDAPGSKENYKKLVEAYGDRFKIIPVSAKRKIQLDKLKDELYELAGIIRVFTKSPGEEPAYPPVPLKKGSTVMDLAERIHKDFAKNFRYARVWGKSVKFPGQRVGADHVLEDGDIVEIHAR; encoded by the coding sequence ATGCCAACGAACGTGACAGCGGAATACCTGGCGGCGGAGGAGGAGTACAGAAACGCAAAGACTATCCCTGAGAAGATTCGGGCCCTCGAAAAGATGTACGCAACCGTGCCAAAACACAAGGGAACCGAGAAGCTCCGACTTCAGATAAAGCGAAAGCTGGCGGAGCTGAGAAAGGAGCTGGAGAAGCAGAGGCAGATGAAGAAGGGTGGCGGCGGGCCCTCGATGGCCGTCCGAAAGGAGGGCGCGGCACAGATAGTTCTGGCTGGCCTGCCCAACGTGGGCAAGAGCTCACTCATGAAGGCGCTGACCAACGTGGACATTGACGTGGCGGACTACGCCTTCACGACCGTGGAGCCGATACCGGGCATGATGCATCACAGGGACGTTCAGATACAGCTCGTTGAGGTCCCCGGCCTCGTTGAGGGCGCTGCGTTGGGAAAGGGCATGGGGCCGCAGCTGCTGAGCGTTATCAGAAACGCTGACGCCATAGCTATAGTCGTTGACCTCTCCCAGGACCCTGTGAAGCAGATGGAAACCCTCCTCAAGGAGTTTGAAAGGGCAGGGATAAAGCTCAACAAGCGCCGCCCGAGGGTGGAGATAAAGAGAACCGCGATGGGTGGGATAGTCATCAACGGCCAGGAGAACATCAAGGGCGACATAAGCGAGGTCATGAAGATGCTCCGCGAGGAGCGCATACACTCGGCCGAGATAACCGTCAAGGAGCCTGTGACGCTGGAGGAGTTTGCCGACGCGCTCGATGAAAGCCTCGTCTGGAGGAGGGCGATAATCATCGCCAACAAGGGCGACGCCCCGGGAAGCAAGGAGAACTACAAGAAGCTCGTTGAGGCCTACGGGGACCGCTTTAAGATAATCCCCGTCTCGGCGAAGAGGAAGATACAGCTTGACAAGCTCAAAGACGAACTATACGAGCTGGCCGGGATAATCCGCGTCTTCACCAAGAGCCCCGGTGAGGAGCCGGCTTATCCACCGGTGCCGCTGAAGAAAGGCTCGACCGTCATGGATTTAGCGGAAAGGATCCACAAGGACTTCGCCAAGAACTTCCGCTACGCCCGCGTCTGGGGCAAGAGCGTCAAGTTCCCTGGCCAGCGCGTTGGGGCCGACCACGTCCTTGAGGACGGGGACATAGTGGAGATTCACGCGAGGTAG
- a CDS encoding UPF0175 family protein, which yields MESAMPEGFRDFLGPKPERELVLLAAIELYREEKLSLGKAAEFAGLSVREFLYELRKRGVPLNYTREEAEEDLKTVEGLE from the coding sequence ATGGAGAGTGCAATGCCCGAGGGATTCCGTGACTTCCTCGGCCCAAAGCCTGAGAGGGAGCTTGTTCTCCTCGCGGCCATAGAGCTATACCGGGAGGAAAAGCTTAGTCTCGGAAAGGCTGCCGAATTTGCAGGTTTGAGTGTGAGGGAATTCCTCTACGAGCTGAGGAAGAGGGGTGTCCCGCTAAACTACACGAGAGAAGAGGCCGAGGAGGACCTCAAGACCGTTGAGGGTCTGGAATGA
- a CDS encoding DUF3368 domain-containing protein produces MIVVSNTSPLIGLSNIGELRILHELFGEILVPPAVVREFGEILPEWTIIKSPRDKHLVNALSRLLGEGESEAIALALELKADFLILDDLKARKIAREMGVKVMGTAGVLLLAKKRGIVGAVKPLLSELVERGFRISPEVIEVILKAAGEG; encoded by the coding sequence ATGATCGTGGTATCAAACACGAGTCCTCTTATAGGGTTGTCAAACATCGGGGAGCTAAGGATACTCCACGAACTTTTTGGAGAGATTCTGGTGCCCCCTGCGGTTGTCAGGGAGTTCGGGGAAATTCTTCCAGAATGGACCATTATCAAGAGTCCTCGGGACAAACACCTTGTTAACGCCCTCTCAAGGCTCCTTGGAGAGGGCGAATCCGAGGCGATAGCCCTTGCCCTTGAGCTCAAGGCAGATTTTCTGATACTCGATGACCTGAAGGCAAGGAAGATCGCCAGGGAGATGGGAGTTAAGGTCATGGGGACGGCGGGTGTTCTTCTACTCGCGAAGAAGAGGGGAATCGTTGGAGCAGTTAAACCGCTACTCTCGGAGCTAGTGGAGAGGGGCTTCAGAATATCCCCCGAAGTCATTGAGGTCATACTCAAAGCGGCGGGAGAGGGTTAG
- a CDS encoding sodium/proline symporter translates to MNSGILFGFLVYLALLAYIGWWANRYTKTEDQYFVGGRRVHVLAATLSDKASDFSGWLMLGYPGAAFSSGLGAFWAAIGCLFGTLADYVLIGPRLRIYAGKFRAITVPDYLEARLKDDTKLIRVLSALIIIIFMTAYVAAQFTAGGKTFAEGFGISDNTGILITVIILTAYVITGGFFAVVWTDVVQAMFMLLTLIIVPFLALSEIGGFDRATQIIGSADPAKLHPFGGATGIAAIIFAISYASWIVGYLGQPHIVTRYMSVEDPRKLRRPGIFISGTWTIIVLWGAFFAGFLGFAMYQAGILSVSDPEKVIPAMAVELMPSWLAGFVIAGIISAVMSTADSQLLVASSAIARDFYHKVLGKEIGKKQMVNISRLVVAGVALVGLWFALSGPKVIYQMVATAWGGLAVGFGPILTLSLWWKRATKEGAIVGMAYGLISEVLFEAKIYGWAFNPDAPGFFGTIGGWFNGIPVFFVNFFVTLIVIIIVSLLTKPPEDVVKLHEEIFRKVPIEGTGKKSITETRAKSQVENVAEFVLAKGIA, encoded by the coding sequence ATGAACAGCGGGATACTGTTCGGTTTTCTGGTGTATCTCGCGCTGCTGGCCTATATCGGCTGGTGGGCCAACAGGTACACCAAGACAGAGGACCAGTACTTCGTCGGCGGCAGGAGGGTTCACGTTTTAGCGGCCACCCTCTCGGACAAGGCAAGCGACTTCTCTGGCTGGCTGATGCTCGGCTACCCGGGTGCAGCATTTTCCAGCGGTCTCGGTGCTTTCTGGGCAGCCATCGGCTGTCTCTTCGGTACCCTCGCCGATTACGTCCTTATCGGACCGAGGTTGAGGATATACGCCGGTAAATTCAGGGCAATAACCGTGCCGGACTACCTTGAGGCCCGCCTGAAGGACGACACCAAGCTGATAAGGGTTCTGAGTGCGCTGATAATCATAATCTTTATGACAGCCTACGTTGCGGCGCAGTTCACCGCCGGTGGAAAGACCTTCGCGGAGGGCTTCGGCATAAGCGACAACACTGGAATCCTCATAACCGTCATTATCCTGACGGCCTACGTTATCACCGGTGGCTTCTTTGCCGTCGTCTGGACCGACGTCGTTCAGGCGATGTTCATGCTGCTGACGCTCATAATAGTGCCGTTCCTTGCGCTCTCAGAGATAGGAGGCTTTGATAGGGCCACCCAGATAATAGGAAGCGCCGATCCCGCAAAGCTCCATCCGTTCGGCGGTGCGACAGGGATAGCGGCCATAATCTTTGCCATAAGCTACGCCTCATGGATAGTCGGCTACCTCGGTCAGCCCCATATCGTCACCCGTTACATGAGCGTTGAGGACCCGAGAAAGCTCAGAAGGCCCGGTATATTCATCAGCGGTACCTGGACAATAATCGTCCTCTGGGGAGCCTTCTTCGCGGGCTTCCTCGGCTTCGCGATGTACCAGGCCGGAATCCTGAGTGTCAGCGACCCGGAGAAGGTCATCCCCGCCATGGCAGTTGAGCTCATGCCGAGCTGGCTGGCAGGCTTCGTGATAGCGGGTATAATCTCCGCAGTCATGAGCACCGCCGATTCACAGCTGCTCGTCGCATCCTCGGCCATAGCCAGAGACTTCTACCACAAGGTTCTCGGCAAGGAGATAGGCAAGAAGCAGATGGTCAACATATCGAGGCTCGTGGTGGCTGGAGTTGCCCTCGTTGGTCTCTGGTTCGCCCTCAGCGGTCCAAAGGTCATATACCAGATGGTCGCAACTGCCTGGGGTGGTCTCGCGGTAGGCTTCGGCCCGATACTCACGCTGAGCCTCTGGTGGAAGAGAGCAACCAAGGAGGGGGCAATCGTCGGAATGGCCTACGGTCTCATCAGCGAGGTTCTCTTTGAGGCAAAGATATACGGCTGGGCGTTCAACCCGGACGCTCCGGGATTCTTTGGCACCATCGGCGGCTGGTTCAACGGCATACCGGTGTTCTTCGTCAACTTCTTCGTGACCCTGATAGTCATAATCATCGTCAGCCTGCTCACAAAGCCACCGGAGGACGTCGTTAAGCTCCACGAGGAGATATTCAGGAAAGTTCCCATCGAGGGGACCGGCAAGAAGAGCATCACCGAGACCAGGGCCAAGAGCCAGGTCGAGAACGTCGCCGAGTTCGTCCTCGCCAAGGGAATCGCATGA
- a CDS encoding FAD-dependent oxidoreductase — MRPLDLTEKDPSKRITIYFEGKPYEAYEGEKITVALLANGVYWLTMSTEGRKRGAFTFGPVPMVVDGTKNINARKTKVRDGMRLERQGYGDFQETVEIDEGKPVERLVVDVAVIGGGPAGIGTVLEIQEHLTVALVEERGWLGGDLWLKGLPQEGFGEKKPQEVVNELVGKFNENVRVFRNTIALGVFDKGEYFLVPVVRGDQLIEIMAKRVVLAVGAVDNIHLFENNDYPGVFRRSDALEVLNVWGVAPGRKVAVVGSKPEEITAELDRWGIEYITVPNPKRVEGREKVERLIDTNGNSYEVDAVIMAEGRRPDINPPTQAGGKLVFRHGYYTPVLDSRNRIRDGIYVAGSAASIKPHYANYIEGRLVGAYILREFGFEAEPCIYAERLEDYEPEAVQVQRIDFGNLNLEDVQICGCDVSLRKVDDVVKSGITDLQIIKRLTHLAMGFCQGRFCLFNGAVVVSQRTGTPMDRLDIPVARPPLKNVKMKVTAEGVEEYAE; from the coding sequence ATGAGACCGCTCGACCTGACCGAGAAGGACCCTTCTAAGAGGATCACCATCTACTTTGAAGGAAAACCCTACGAGGCCTACGAAGGAGAAAAGATTACCGTCGCACTTCTCGCCAACGGGGTGTACTGGCTCACCATGAGCACCGAGGGAAGGAAAAGGGGAGCCTTCACCTTCGGCCCGGTGCCGATGGTGGTGGACGGAACCAAAAACATCAACGCCCGCAAGACCAAGGTTCGTGACGGCATGAGGCTGGAGAGGCAGGGCTATGGGGACTTTCAGGAGACCGTGGAAATCGACGAGGGTAAGCCGGTTGAAAGGCTGGTAGTTGATGTGGCCGTCATCGGAGGCGGCCCGGCGGGAATCGGGACTGTCCTTGAGATTCAGGAGCACCTGACCGTTGCCCTGGTGGAGGAGAGGGGCTGGCTCGGCGGCGACCTCTGGCTCAAGGGCCTTCCCCAGGAGGGTTTTGGGGAGAAGAAGCCCCAGGAGGTCGTTAATGAGCTTGTCGGGAAGTTCAACGAGAACGTCCGGGTTTTCAGGAACACGATAGCCCTCGGGGTATTTGACAAAGGCGAGTACTTCCTCGTACCTGTTGTCCGGGGAGACCAGCTCATCGAGATAATGGCCAAGCGCGTCGTTCTGGCCGTTGGGGCGGTCGACAACATTCACCTCTTCGAGAACAACGACTATCCAGGTGTCTTCAGAAGGAGCGACGCGCTTGAGGTTCTCAACGTCTGGGGAGTTGCGCCTGGAAGGAAGGTCGCGGTCGTGGGTAGCAAGCCAGAAGAGATAACCGCGGAGCTTGACCGCTGGGGCATCGAGTACATCACAGTTCCAAACCCCAAGCGCGTTGAGGGCAGGGAAAAGGTCGAGAGGCTCATAGACACGAACGGGAATTCCTACGAGGTCGATGCCGTCATAATGGCCGAGGGAAGGAGACCCGACATCAACCCGCCGACCCAGGCAGGCGGGAAGCTGGTCTTCAGGCACGGCTACTACACCCCCGTCCTCGATTCCAGGAACAGAATCCGGGACGGCATCTACGTGGCCGGGAGCGCCGCCAGCATAAAGCCCCACTACGCGAACTACATTGAGGGCAGGCTCGTCGGGGCGTACATCCTCAGGGAATTCGGCTTTGAGGCGGAGCCGTGCATCTACGCGGAGAGACTGGAGGATTACGAACCGGAGGCGGTACAGGTTCAGAGAATAGACTTCGGGAACCTTAACCTTGAGGACGTGCAGATATGCGGCTGCGACGTCTCCCTGAGGAAGGTAGACGACGTCGTGAAGTCGGGCATAACCGACCTGCAGATAATCAAGCGCCTAACGCATTTAGCGATGGGCTTCTGCCAGGGCCGCTTCTGTCTGTTCAACGGCGCGGTGGTGGTTTCCCAGAGAACGGGGACGCCCATGGACCGGCTGGACATACCCGTCGCGAGGCCGCCGCTCAAGAACGTTAAGATGAAGGTCACCGCC